The following proteins are co-located in the Bradyrhizobium sp. AZCC 2176 genome:
- a CDS encoding bifunctional diguanylate cyclase/phosphodiesterase gives MPPVPPAASILASLGQAAFVWDLAADTIAWSDNAGAVFTDIPAAALASGAGFARLIEPSPSIRNEALAQSAPARGGEGVAYRIEYGVRASTAAPVIWIEETGCWFAGPDGKPARAQGIVRVNNERRARDEQLMRLSRHDPLTGELNRTHLIAALAEAIEEAMRFRSSCAFMLIGIDHLARVNDAFGFDVADAVIAEVGKRIRAKLRGGDVLGRFSGNKFGLVLRNCSVDDTNTAAERFLAGIRDEVIPTKSGPVSVTASIGAVTIPRHARSADEAVNRAHETLDDAKRRRAGSFALWRPNVERDAQRRVNIRVTDEIVTALNERRIVTAFEPVVEARSRQPAFYECLVRMEQADGQALLAPDIVPVAERLGLIRLVDHRVLELAVAELAASPNVRLSLNISPDTTMDPDWWAGIESLMLAHPGAGERLIVEITETVAIQDIDDVRGFVARLKNFGSQIAIDDFGAGYTSFRNLRKLGVDIVKIDGAFVQNIARSADDRAFVHTLIDLANRLQIKTVAEWVQDEEAAVMLREWGCDYIQGRLIGLASPERPWSTGGDAALPAAG, from the coding sequence ATGCCCCCTGTCCCGCCAGCCGCCAGCATCCTAGCCTCGCTCGGGCAGGCTGCGTTCGTCTGGGACCTGGCGGCCGACACCATCGCCTGGAGCGACAATGCCGGAGCGGTCTTTACCGACATTCCGGCGGCGGCGCTGGCCAGCGGCGCCGGGTTCGCCCGGCTGATCGAGCCCTCCCCTTCGATCCGCAACGAGGCGCTCGCTCAATCGGCGCCGGCGCGGGGCGGCGAAGGCGTCGCCTACCGGATCGAATATGGCGTGCGGGCCTCGACCGCCGCGCCTGTGATCTGGATCGAGGAGACCGGTTGCTGGTTTGCAGGGCCCGACGGCAAGCCGGCGCGCGCGCAAGGCATCGTCCGCGTCAACAATGAGCGCCGCGCCCGCGACGAACAGCTCATGCGGCTGTCGAGGCACGATCCGCTGACCGGTGAACTCAATCGCACGCATCTCATCGCCGCATTGGCCGAGGCGATCGAGGAAGCCATGCGGTTCCGATCGTCCTGCGCCTTCATGCTGATCGGCATTGATCATTTGGCGCGCGTCAACGACGCCTTCGGCTTCGACGTAGCGGACGCCGTGATCGCCGAAGTCGGAAAACGCATTCGCGCCAAGCTGCGCGGCGGCGACGTGCTCGGCCGGTTCTCCGGCAACAAGTTCGGGTTGGTCTTGAGGAACTGCTCGGTCGACGACACCAACACCGCGGCCGAGCGCTTCCTGGCAGGTATCCGCGACGAGGTGATCCCGACCAAGTCCGGCCCCGTCTCGGTGACGGCCTCGATCGGCGCCGTCACGATACCGCGCCACGCCCGCAGCGCGGATGAGGCCGTCAACCGCGCCCATGAAACACTTGACGACGCGAAGCGCCGCCGCGCGGGGTCGTTTGCGCTGTGGCGTCCGAATGTCGAACGCGATGCCCAGCGCCGCGTCAACATCCGCGTCACCGACGAAATCGTCACCGCGCTGAACGAGCGCCGCATCGTCACGGCGTTCGAGCCGGTGGTCGAAGCGCGCTCGCGGCAGCCGGCATTCTACGAATGCCTGGTGCGGATGGAGCAGGCGGACGGGCAGGCGCTGCTGGCGCCCGATATCGTTCCGGTCGCCGAGCGATTGGGCCTGATCCGGTTGGTCGATCACCGCGTGCTCGAACTCGCGGTCGCCGAACTTGCGGCGTCGCCGAACGTCCGGCTCAGCCTCAACATCTCGCCCGACACCACGATGGATCCGGATTGGTGGGCCGGAATCGAATCGCTGATGCTTGCCCATCCCGGCGCTGGCGAACGGCTGATTGTCGAAATCACCGAGACGGTTGCGATCCAGGATATCGACGATGTCCGCGGCTTCGTGGCCCGGTTGAAGAATTTCGGCAGTCAGATCGCGATCGACGATTTCGGCGCCGGCTACACTTCATTCCGGAACTTGCGCAAGCTCGGCGTCGATATCGTGAAGATCGACGGCGCCTTCGTGCAGAACATCGCGCGCTCCGCGGATGATCGCGCCTTCGTGCACACGCTGATCGATCTGGCCAACCGCCTGCAGATCAAGACGGTGGCGGAATGGGTGCAGGACGAAGAAGCCGCCGTGATGCTGCGCGAATGGGGCTGCGATTACATCCAGGGCCGCCTGATCGGGCTGGCCTCGCCGGAGCGGCCGTGGAGCACAGGGGGTGATGCGGCGCTGCCGGCGGCTGGCTAG
- the phaR gene encoding polyhydroxyalkanoate synthesis repressor PhaR yields the protein MAKSDQPTTIKKYANRRLYNTGTSTYVTLEDLAAMVKEGEDFLVYDAKTGDDITRQVLAQIIFEQENKAGQNLLPTTFLRQLIRFYGDSMQMVVPKYLEQSIDTLTREQEKFRKQLTNTFSGTPFAPLEEHVRRNMELFQQTFSMFKPFVPPRPGASTTEPDKVPEPAADEDNIDDLRRQMKDMQERLERMSKEPKKEE from the coding sequence ATGGCAAAGTCAGACCAACCTACGACCATCAAGAAATACGCCAACCGGCGGCTCTATAATACCGGCACCAGCACCTATGTGACGCTCGAGGATCTCGCGGCAATGGTGAAGGAAGGCGAGGATTTTCTCGTCTATGACGCCAAGACCGGTGACGACATCACCCGCCAGGTGCTGGCGCAGATCATCTTCGAGCAGGAAAACAAGGCCGGACAGAATCTGTTGCCGACAACATTCCTGCGGCAGTTGATCCGCTTCTACGGCGACAGCATGCAGATGGTGGTGCCGAAATATCTGGAGCAGTCGATCGACACGCTGACGCGCGAGCAGGAAAAATTCCGCAAGCAGCTCACCAACACGTTCAGCGGAACGCCGTTCGCACCACTGGAAGAACATGTCCGCCGCAACATGGAATTGTTTCAGCAGACGTTCTCGATGTTCAAGCCGTTCGTGCCGCCGCGCCCCGGCGCGAGCACGACCGAGCCGGACAAGGTGCCGGAGCCGGCGGCTGACGAAGACAATATCGACGACCTTCGCCGCCAGATGAAAGACATGCAGGAACGCCTCGAGCGCATGTCGAAAGAGCCGAAGAAGGAAGAGTGA
- a CDS encoding acetyl-CoA C-acetyltransferase: MSDDVVIVSAARTPVGSFNGAFATTPAHDLGAIAIKAALERAGVEPGQVSEVIMGQILTAAQGQNPARQASINAGIPVESPAWGVNQLCGSGLRSVALGYQALLNGDSSVVVAGGQESMSMAPHAQYLRGGVKMGGLELVDTMIKDGLWDAFNGYHMGNTAENVAKQWQITRSQQDEFAVNSQQKAEAAQKAGKFKDEIVAVTIKTRKGDVVVDTDEYPRHGATLESMAKLKPAFEKDGTVTAGSASGINDGAAAVVLMTAKEAAKQGKKPLARIVSWGQAGVDPKIMGSGPIPASRAALKRAGWSVGDLDLIEANEAFAAQACAVNKDLGWDTGKVNVNGGAIAIGHPIGASGARVLVTLLHEMQKRDAKKGLATLCIGGGMGIAMCLARD; this comes from the coding sequence ATGTCAGACGATGTCGTCATCGTCAGCGCCGCCCGCACCCCGGTCGGCAGCTTCAACGGCGCGTTCGCCACGACCCCGGCCCATGACCTCGGCGCCATCGCCATCAAGGCCGCGCTGGAGCGGGCGGGTGTCGAGCCGGGCCAGGTCTCCGAGGTCATCATGGGCCAGATCCTGACCGCGGCGCAGGGCCAGAACCCGGCCCGCCAGGCCTCGATCAATGCCGGTATTCCGGTGGAGAGCCCGGCCTGGGGCGTCAACCAGCTCTGCGGCTCGGGCCTGCGCTCGGTCGCGCTCGGCTATCAGGCGCTGCTCAACGGCGATTCGTCTGTCGTCGTCGCCGGCGGCCAGGAATCGATGAGCATGGCTCCGCATGCGCAATACCTGCGCGGCGGCGTCAAGATGGGTGGCCTCGAGCTGGTCGACACCATGATCAAGGACGGACTGTGGGATGCCTTCAACGGCTATCACATGGGCAACACCGCCGAGAACGTCGCCAAGCAGTGGCAGATCACCCGCTCCCAGCAGGACGAGTTCGCCGTCAATTCGCAGCAGAAGGCCGAGGCGGCGCAGAAGGCCGGCAAGTTCAAGGACGAGATCGTCGCCGTCACCATCAAGACCCGCAAGGGCGACGTGGTGGTCGACACCGACGAATATCCCCGCCACGGCGCGACGCTGGAGTCGATGGCCAAGCTGAAGCCGGCCTTCGAGAAGGACGGCACCGTGACCGCCGGCAGCGCGTCAGGCATCAATGACGGCGCTGCCGCCGTCGTGCTGATGACCGCCAAGGAAGCGGCCAAGCAGGGCAAGAAGCCGCTCGCCCGCATCGTGTCGTGGGGCCAGGCCGGCGTCGATCCCAAGATCATGGGCTCCGGTCCGATCCCTGCCTCGCGCGCCGCCCTGAAGCGGGCCGGCTGGAGCGTCGGCGACCTCGACCTGATCGAGGCCAACGAGGCGTTCGCGGCGCAGGCCTGCGCGGTCAACAAGGACCTCGGCTGGGATACCGGCAAAGTCAACGTCAACGGCGGTGCGATCGCGATCGGTCACCCGATCGGTGCGTCGGGCGCGCGCGTGCTGGTGACGCTGTTGCACGAGATGCAGAAGCGCGACGCCAAGAAGGGCCTCGCCACGCTATGCATCGGCGGCGGCATGGGCATCGCGATGTGCCTCGCACGCGACTGA
- the phbB gene encoding acetoacetyl-CoA reductase, which yields MARVALVTGGTRGIGAAISKALKAAGYKVAASYAGNDAAAEKFKSETGIPVYKWDVSSFDACAEGIKKVEGDLGPVDVLVNNAGITKDGAFHKMTLDQWNAVINTNLGSLFNMTRPVIEGMRARKFGRIINISSINGQKGQFGQVNYSAAKAGDIGFTKALALENAKGGVTVNAICPGYINTEMVQAVPKEVLEKSILPLIPVNRLGEPEEIARAVVFLAADEAGGITGSTMTINGGQYMV from the coding sequence ATGGCACGTGTTGCATTGGTTACGGGGGGTACGCGAGGCATCGGCGCTGCGATCAGCAAGGCGCTGAAGGCCGCCGGTTACAAGGTGGCGGCAAGCTACGCCGGTAATGACGCCGCCGCCGAGAAGTTCAAATCCGAGACCGGCATCCCCGTCTACAAATGGGACGTCAGCTCGTTCGACGCGTGCGCCGAAGGCATCAAGAAGGTCGAGGGCGACCTCGGTCCGGTTGACGTGCTCGTCAACAATGCCGGCATTACCAAGGACGGCGCCTTCCACAAGATGACGCTCGACCAGTGGAACGCGGTCATCAACACCAATCTCGGCTCGCTGTTCAACATGACGCGCCCGGTGATCGAGGGCATGCGCGCCCGCAAGTTCGGCCGCATCATCAACATCTCCTCGATCAACGGCCAGAAGGGGCAGTTCGGCCAGGTCAACTATTCCGCGGCCAAGGCCGGCGACATCGGCTTTACCAAGGCCTTGGCGCTGGAGAACGCCAAGGGCGGCGTCACCGTGAACGCGATCTGCCCCGGCTACATCAATACCGAGATGGTGCAGGCGGTGCCGAAGGAGGTGCTCGAGAAGAGCATTCTGCCGCTGATCCCGGTCAACCGGCTCGGCGAGCCCGAGGAAATCGCCCGCGCCGTGGTGTTCCTCGCCGCCGATGAGGCCGGCGGCATCACCGGCTCGACCATGACGATCAACGGCGGCCAGTACATGGTGTGA
- the yddG gene encoding aromatic amino acid exporter YddG, producing the protein MTPRTATLIGLTAILMWSLLSVLTVATGKIPAFQLAAMTFAIGALVAFASFLFRPSAFGALRQPPVAWVVGVGGLFGYHALYFLALRFAPPAEAGLLNYLWPLLIVLFSSLLPGERLAPHHIVGALLGLVGTVLLFVGNTGAFAPGQIPGLAAAFVAAFVWAAYSVMSRKLKAVPTDAVAGFCLATALLAALVHGMVETTVWPETAGQWLAIVALGVGPVGAAFFVWDIGMKRGDIRVVGAASYATPLLSTLFLILAGFAQPTATIAIAAILIAGGGLIAAKDMVWKK; encoded by the coding sequence ATGACTCCCCGCACCGCCACACTGATCGGACTGACCGCGATCCTGATGTGGTCGCTATTGTCAGTGTTGACAGTTGCTACCGGGAAAATTCCCGCGTTCCAGCTCGCCGCGATGACGTTTGCGATCGGCGCGCTGGTCGCCTTTGCGAGCTTTTTGTTCCGGCCCTCCGCCTTCGGCGCATTGAGACAGCCGCCGGTCGCCTGGGTGGTCGGCGTTGGCGGATTGTTTGGTTATCACGCGCTGTATTTCCTCGCGCTGCGCTTTGCGCCGCCGGCCGAAGCCGGCCTGTTGAACTATCTCTGGCCGCTCCTGATCGTGCTGTTCTCCTCGCTTTTGCCGGGCGAGCGGCTGGCGCCGCATCACATCGTCGGTGCGTTGCTCGGGCTCGTTGGAACGGTGCTGCTGTTCGTCGGCAACACCGGCGCCTTCGCACCGGGCCAGATCCCAGGGCTGGCCGCAGCCTTCGTCGCCGCCTTCGTGTGGGCCGCCTATTCGGTGATGTCGCGCAAGCTCAAGGCGGTGCCGACCGACGCGGTGGCCGGCTTTTGTCTTGCGACCGCGCTGCTGGCCGCGCTCGTCCACGGCATGGTCGAGACCACAGTGTGGCCGGAGACGGCCGGGCAGTGGCTGGCGATCGTTGCGCTCGGCGTTGGCCCCGTGGGGGCCGCGTTCTTCGTATGGGACATCGGCATGAAGCGCGGCGATATCCGTGTGGTCGGCGCCGCGTCCTACGCGACGCCATTGCTGTCGACATTGTTTCTGATACTGGCCGGCTTTGCGCAGCCGACCGCCACGATCGCCATCGCCGCAATCCTGATCGCCGGCGGCGGCCTGATCGCGGCAAAGGATATGGTGTGGAAAAAGTAG
- the ltrA gene encoding group II intron reverse transcriptase/maturase encodes MRQKNQVELNLGTGAEGEARSAAAREPEARPARACPERPAVAGPSMEDVVERENLKKALARVKRNKGTAGIDGMNVDDLSAYLKEHWPTVRVQLLEGIYKPQPVWRVEIPKPSGGMRLLGIPTVLDRFIQQAVMQVLQADWDGTFSETSFGFRPKRSAHQAVERAQTYIASGHAIVVDIDLEKFFDRVNHDILMGLVAKRVADKRILKLIRGFLTAGAMEGGLVSPTEEGTPQGGPLSPLLSNLMLDVLDKELEKRGHRFVRYADDCNIYVRSQKAGERVLAGIERFIEKRLKLKVNKAKSAVAKPSVRKFLGFSYTSGRKPRRRVAPQAIARFKARIRELTRRTRGRSLAQIVKELSVYLIGWRGYFGFCQTPSVLRALEEWIRRRLRAIAWKQWKCGPARFAELRRCGVGRDLAARTAGSPRGPWRLASSPALTTAMPIAFFGSLGLTSITELRHA; translated from the coding sequence ATGCGGCAGAAGAACCAGGTCGAGCTGAACTTGGGCACCGGAGCGGAGGGTGAAGCCCGAAGCGCCGCCGCCCGAGAGCCCGAAGCGCGCCCGGCGAGAGCCTGTCCCGAACGCCCGGCGGTTGCGGGACCGTCGATGGAAGACGTGGTTGAGCGTGAGAACCTGAAGAAAGCGTTGGCGCGAGTGAAGCGCAACAAAGGTACGGCAGGCATTGACGGTATGAATGTCGATGACTTGTCGGCCTACCTGAAGGAGCACTGGCCTACGGTTCGGGTCCAGTTGCTTGAAGGCATCTACAAGCCGCAGCCGGTGTGGCGCGTCGAGATACCGAAGCCGTCGGGTGGCATGCGGCTGCTCGGCATTCCGACGGTGCTCGACCGCTTTATCCAGCAGGCGGTGATGCAGGTGCTGCAAGCCGACTGGGACGGAACGTTCTCCGAGACGAGCTTCGGCTTCCGGCCGAAGCGCTCGGCGCATCAGGCGGTAGAGCGGGCGCAGACGTATATTGCGTCCGGACACGCCATCGTCGTGGACATCGACCTGGAGAAGTTCTTCGACCGGGTCAACCACGATATCCTGATGGGGCTTGTTGCCAAGCGGGTTGCCGACAAACGCATCCTGAAGCTGATCCGCGGCTTTCTGACCGCGGGTGCGATGGAAGGAGGCCTTGTCAGCCCGACGGAGGAAGGCACGCCGCAGGGTGGGCCGCTCTCGCCGCTGTTGTCGAACCTGATGCTGGATGTGCTGGACAAGGAACTGGAGAAACGCGGCCATCGCTTCGTGCGCTACGCCGACGATTGCAACATCTATGTGCGCAGTCAGAAGGCGGGCGAGCGGGTGCTGGCCGGGATCGAGCGGTTCATCGAGAAGCGCCTCAAGCTCAAGGTCAACAAAGCCAAGAGTGCGGTTGCCAAACCGAGCGTTCGCAAGTTCCTGGGCTTCAGCTACACGAGTGGACGAAAGCCGCGACGGCGCGTTGCGCCGCAGGCCATCGCCCGCTTCAAGGCGAGAATTCGGGAGCTGACGCGGCGCACGCGTGGACGAAGCCTTGCGCAGATCGTCAAGGAGCTGTCGGTCTACCTCATCGGGTGGCGGGGTTACTTCGGCTTCTGCCAAACCCCGTCGGTGTTGCGCGCGCTTGAGGAATGGATCAGGCGGCGGTTGCGCGCCATCGCCTGGAAGCAATGGAAGTGTGGACCTGCTCGCTTTGCCGAGCTGCGACGCTGCGGCGTCGGCCGGGACCTGGCGGCGCGAACCGCCGGAAGCCCGCGTGGCCCTTGGCGGCTCGCAAGCAGCCCCGCGCTCACCACTGCAATGCCAATTGCTTTCTTCGGTTCACTCGGCCTGACTTCCATCACAGAACTACGACATGCATAA
- a CDS encoding cupin domain-containing protein, whose translation MALPEEAAAIIARLDLKPHPEGGYYRETFRDERVDADGRSRSTAIYFLLARGERSHWHRIDAVETWHYYAGAALTLRIADESGGRSVALGADLAAGEVPQAVVPAHAWQAAESTGDWTLVGCTVAPGFEFANFEMAPKDWVPK comes from the coding sequence ATGGCGCTGCCGGAGGAAGCCGCCGCCATCATCGCACGGCTCGATCTCAAACCGCATCCGGAAGGCGGCTACTATCGCGAGACCTTTCGCGATGAACGCGTGGACGCCGATGGACGTTCACGATCGACTGCGATCTATTTCCTGCTGGCGCGTGGCGAGCGCTCGCACTGGCATCGCATCGATGCCGTCGAGACCTGGCACTATTACGCAGGCGCTGCACTGACGTTGCGAATCGCTGATGAGAGCGGCGGGCGCAGCGTCGCGCTCGGCGCCGACCTCGCCGCCGGTGAAGTCCCGCAAGCGGTCGTGCCCGCTCATGCGTGGCAGGCCGCCGAGAGCACGGGCGACTGGACGCTCGTCGGCTGCACGGTGGCGCCCGGGTTTGAGTTCGCAAATTTCGAGATGGCGCCGAAAGATTGGGTGCCGAAGTGA
- the gloB gene encoding hydroxyacylglutathione hydrolase, translating into MAADIRTFTCLNDNFGYLIHDPATKATASIDAPEAGPIIKALEREGWTLTDILITHHHHDHVGGVAELKQKYNCRVVAPNDKSTRIANVDLRAAHGDVIKVGSLLARVLETPGHTLDHISYVFDTDKAVFAADTLFSIGCGRVFEGTYPMMWDSLLKLRALPDDFKLYCGHEYTASNVKFALTVDGDNPALQARAEEVTRLRAENKPTIPVLLGEEKKANVFLRADEPSVAAKLHMKGASADKVFGELRERKNKS; encoded by the coding sequence ATGGCCGCGGACATTCGCACTTTCACCTGCCTCAACGACAATTTCGGCTATCTGATCCACGATCCCGCGACCAAAGCCACCGCATCGATCGACGCGCCGGAAGCCGGCCCGATCATCAAGGCGCTGGAGCGCGAGGGCTGGACGCTGACGGACATTCTCATCACCCATCACCATCACGACCATGTCGGCGGCGTCGCTGAACTAAAGCAGAAATATAATTGCCGGGTCGTTGCCCCCAATGACAAGTCCACCAGGATCGCCAATGTCGACCTGCGCGCGGCCCATGGCGACGTGATCAAGGTCGGCAGCCTGCTGGCGCGGGTGCTGGAAACGCCCGGCCATACGCTCGATCATATCTCCTACGTGTTCGATACCGATAAGGCGGTGTTTGCCGCCGACACGCTGTTCTCGATCGGCTGCGGCCGGGTGTTCGAGGGCACCTACCCGATGATGTGGGACTCGCTGTTGAAGCTGCGCGCGCTGCCGGACGATTTCAAACTCTATTGCGGCCATGAATATACCGCTTCCAACGTCAAGTTTGCGCTGACCGTCGATGGCGACAATCCCGCGCTGCAGGCGCGCGCGGAGGAAGTGACGCGGTTGCGTGCGGAGAACAAGCCGACGATCCCTGTCCTGCTCGGCGAGGAGAAGAAAGCCAACGTCTTCCTGCGTGCCGACGAGCCCTCGGTGGCAGCGAAGCTGCACATGAAGGGCGCGAGCGCCGACAAAGTGTTCGGCGAGCTGCGCGAACGCAAGAACAAGTCCTGA
- a CDS encoding methyltransferase domain-containing protein, with the protein MTIDVIDLRDFYSQRLGIVARLLINRGIRARWPDAVGQRVLGLGYPTPYLGLFREDSERCIAFMPAAQGVLKWPTGRPALASLIDEFSMPLPDAAVDRILLVHALEMSDDPERLLREVWRVLAPSGRLIAVIPNRRGVWTRTDNTPFGHGRPYSRAQITQLLRQTWFTPAAWGEALFLPPVGNSWFLRSAMVWERVGAALSLPFAGVHIVEATKQVYRAIPAGRERTRLIPSLEPVLVPSSTATRDKA; encoded by the coding sequence ATGACCATCGACGTCATCGATCTTCGCGATTTCTATTCGCAGCGGCTCGGCATCGTGGCGCGGCTGTTGATCAACCGCGGCATCCGGGCGCGCTGGCCCGATGCGGTAGGGCAACGCGTGCTCGGGCTCGGCTATCCGACGCCCTATCTCGGGCTGTTTCGCGAGGATTCGGAGCGCTGCATCGCCTTCATGCCGGCAGCGCAGGGCGTCTTGAAGTGGCCGACGGGGCGGCCTGCGCTGGCTTCCCTGATCGATGAATTCTCGATGCCATTGCCGGACGCTGCAGTCGACCGCATTCTGCTGGTTCATGCGCTGGAGATGTCCGACGATCCGGAGCGCTTGCTGCGCGAAGTATGGCGGGTACTGGCGCCATCCGGCCGCTTGATCGCGGTGATTCCGAACCGGCGCGGCGTGTGGACGCGCACCGACAATACGCCGTTCGGTCACGGCCGGCCCTATTCGCGGGCGCAGATCACGCAATTGCTGCGGCAGACCTGGTTCACGCCGGCGGCGTGGGGCGAAGCGCTGTTCCTGCCGCCGGTCGGCAACAGCTGGTTCCTGCGCTCGGCCATGGTCTGGGAGCGCGTCGGTGCTGCGTTGTCGCTGCCGTTCGCGGGCGTCCATATCGTGGAAGCGACCAAGCAGGTCTATCGTGCGATCCCCGCGGGCCGCGAACGCACGCGGCTGATTCCGTCACTTGAGCCGGTGCTGGTGCCGTCGTCGACGGCGACAAGGGATAAGGCGTAG
- a CDS encoding DUF4167 domain-containing protein, giving the protein MRNGQNNKRMRNRNNNNNNNNNNRRGQNPMTRVFESNGPDIKIRGTASHVAEKYVQLARDARSSGDPVAAENYYQHAEHYFRLIAAAQEQFRQNQPQPRIDSEAPPTEDGDDEGESFSHFGQEPGFVPQQPQPYIRDNNPREQRGDGQPYQRDQQPREHHREREHRPQPQYQPQPQPQPVVADTGGVDRLPSFITGPQPQVNGAPGGYEEGRGGERFPRRRRRPHGPRPDSMAAPAAPSEDFNPGNE; this is encoded by the coding sequence ATGAGAAACGGTCAGAACAACAAGCGGATGCGTAACCGGAACAACAACAACAATAACAACAACAATAACCGGCGCGGTCAAAACCCGATGACCCGGGTGTTCGAATCGAACGGCCCCGATATCAAGATCCGCGGCACCGCCTCGCACGTCGCCGAAAAATACGTCCAATTGGCGCGTGACGCGCGCTCTTCCGGCGACCCGGTCGCGGCCGAAAACTATTACCAGCACGCCGAACATTACTTCCGCCTGATCGCCGCCGCCCAGGAGCAGTTCCGGCAGAACCAGCCGCAGCCGCGCATCGACAGCGAAGCGCCGCCGACGGAAGATGGCGACGACGAGGGCGAGAGCTTCTCGCATTTCGGCCAGGAGCCGGGCTTCGTCCCGCAGCAGCCGCAGCCCTATATCCGCGACAACAACCCGCGCGAGCAGCGCGGCGACGGCCAGCCCTACCAGCGCGACCAGCAGCCGCGCGAACATCATCGCGAACGCGAGCACCGCCCGCAGCCGCAATATCAGCCGCAGCCCCAACCGCAGCCGGTGGTAGCCGATACCGGCGGCGTCGACCGCCTGCCCTCCTTCATCACCGGCCCCCAGCCGCAGGTGAATGGCGCGCCCGGCGGGTACGAAGAAGGCCGTGGCGGCGAGCGTTTCCCGCGCCGTCGCCGCCGGCCGCATGGCCCGCGTCCCGACAGCATGGCCGCGCCGGCCGCCCCCAGCGAAGATTTCAACCCGGGGAACGAGTAG
- the prmC gene encoding peptide chain release factor N(5)-glutamine methyltransferase, with the protein MSSFVNQTVEAARRVLAAQFKSAAIDSAELDARILTGHALGLDLTGLISAAQRQLRRNESARLEAFARRRLAGEPVARILGEKEFWGLPLQLSSATLVPRPDTETVVELALELLRAGGSLDRALRIADLGTGSGAILLALLSELPAAQGFGTDTAEAALQTASANAARAGLSERATFVACDYASGLSGPFDLIVSNPPYVRTADIGGLAVDVRKYDPPAALDGGADGLDAYRALVPQAAGLLAPGAALVVEAGEGQSAQIQALMAAAGLMPVVAPKADLAGIPRAVAGHKTAR; encoded by the coding sequence ATGAGCTCCTTCGTCAACCAGACCGTCGAGGCTGCGCGGCGCGTACTTGCCGCGCAGTTCAAATCCGCCGCCATCGATTCCGCCGAACTCGACGCGCGGATTCTGACGGGCCATGCGCTCGGCCTCGACCTGACCGGCTTGATATCGGCCGCACAGCGCCAACTCAGACGGAACGAATCGGCACGCCTCGAGGCCTTCGCCCGCCGCCGCCTGGCGGGAGAACCGGTCGCCCGCATTCTCGGCGAGAAGGAGTTCTGGGGTCTGCCGCTGCAGCTCTCGTCCGCGACGCTGGTGCCACGGCCCGATACCGAGACGGTGGTCGAGCTGGCGCTGGAACTGCTGCGCGCCGGCGGGAGCCTCGATCGCGCGTTGCGCATCGCCGATCTCGGCACCGGCTCCGGCGCAATTCTGCTCGCGCTGTTGTCCGAGTTGCCGGCGGCGCAAGGATTCGGGACCGACACCGCCGAAGCCGCGCTGCAGACGGCCTCGGCCAACGCGGCACGCGCTGGCCTCTCGGAGCGCGCGACGTTCGTGGCCTGCGATTATGCCAGCGGACTATCCGGCCCGTTCGACCTGATCGTCTCGAACCCGCCCTATGTCCGTACGGCTGACATCGGCGGCTTGGCCGTTGACGTCAGGAAATACGATCCGCCGGCCGCGCTCGATGGCGGCGCCGACGGGCTGGACGCCTACCGCGCGCTGGTTCCCCAGGCGGCCGGCCTCCTCGCCCCGGGTGCGGCCCTTGTTGTGGAGGCCGGCGAGGGTCAAAGCGCCCAGATCCAGGCTTTGATGGCGGCCGCAGGGTTAATGCCTGTGGTTGCCCCGAAAGCCGATCTGGCGGGTATTCCGAGGGCCGTCGCAGGCCACAAAACGGCCCGATAA